The following coding sequences lie in one Phalacrocorax carbo chromosome 3, bPhaCar2.1, whole genome shotgun sequence genomic window:
- the MIA3 gene encoding transport and Golgi organization protein 1 homolog isoform X1: MAAAPPPDPRLLLALLLLLPPPPSRPAAASGPDLGRRFAERKRCADPECSMLMCRGKAMQDFKGPDCRFVNFKKGEAVYVYYKLIGKSTELWAGSVGSDFGYFPKDLLEINHNYSNEELELPTDETDFVCFDGGRDDFDNYNVDELLKSLQETIANEGETESSDPGTKPAEGIERDEEIDQVDTEKSPDALETDDLLLSTEDDEEALAVTVEVDSSLTEGTENTGGDSSVSSHEENSQGDQIAHEHLKGMLHGKLKGLESENTKNTSIPQGETSQLDKESEEVNAYTLLNRELSVNLKTKFGSTADAVVSDDEVTRLVTSLEDDFNEDLSINTHDAEEEPDFADQSEETPLLSFTSDEEIAFPADLDDDENYDIESQNHELGEDAKGATELNSQRDNEEEHDSDALIFKDAFSKSKKLGGSVSVDRFKSQQTKEKQDDVMLISKRAVPATTQPEDLSKELLRKEPVGGGDPDSKEKTNKTEQFEEQLLIDGTESHTEKRKSTPVPDPHVLPSPGDDLESKPLVKSKQDAFKRPVGDINRSPERVPLAHIEKDEKKFEDDTLEVILESDLKHKKLWEKTKEKGRAEDDPSVDIPAKPVEEVKNAYQSDLGDTDLLKEKLEHGMPAAEKELLKHEDLKQTGETDHEHQKTTSLNEEPEIKRGNMIETPAGKGDPSHRGAVKQPRVWENETEYSERDMKEELSRNLGKMTAFEESVVKSSPEEKSKSTPQNANTENLTQQGTARSEDADSDRNLGTNLSKERIRRPELQSEEPDAEDDPDLKQVEEELLEDENAASAKLSRAVQGDTLNVKSTNPELEVRSEAVSGTANPTYEIGEEPNLFSREAKKRISMQGASETRNKEVDVPVSEDAKLDEIERVMEDDDESSEAEEPPAVEEHNFQSPDMEDNDDFNQGKDHLPEGISQKDSKEVQNLEHTRNDHQQTAHFPSPVDSSAATNDTITDFSESVKRLTIIRDFFDEKRVIRLQKYLGLQHMARIEAMFHDMEVEMELARKASHNNEDIEKALDQILEFSESSIMDVVGKVLDSRVAENKEEVVREMDLYDEESALMDDIQELIYYLRSKYLSASESAPLASIPELEDDQLHVQDGAEEAEYDRVSIRNPNAIDESEQEFQQLEDKRSEQPVEEEETAIDVPPEHEEANFSDNREAEEEYDGERGSLLEDTSFGSVDSGQSAREDIAADPEAGAEQPAGRGAEAGAAPPGALGEAAAATRELLRLLVATLPEEIRPGPDFHGVPWEPVIITALVGIATLAIIFWRTCLSVKSRMYQVTEKQLAEKIKNLLQEKTEILEKMSEYDQKIKEAKESVKVAQEQKDVLSDETAGLKDTVKGLEEANRQLDDKVKNLHTMLETEKKKNEKKQNKISETQKSLEKLQEAISVHSAELSEVQIALNEAKLSEEKVKSELHHLQEENARLKKSKEQLLKEAEGWSERHTELSEQIKLYQKSQKDIEEALAYKENEIEVLTNCIMQLKQLDMDSASEAKKDGEGHEWSTGDDLANGELPDNESEKMKTQIKQMMDVSRVKTMLAIVEEDRNHLQSKLSDEVTARHELEEQIKKLEHDSCSLQSAKARLENECKTLQQKVEILGELYQQKEMALQKKLTQEEYERQEKEQKLSAADEKAVLAIEEVKVYKQRIQDMEEELQKTERSYKNQIAAHEKKAHDNWLIARSAERALAEEKREAANLRQKLIEVNQKIVMLQRPLIVKPTPGRPDRQVPPRRGPLSRDGSFGPSPVSGGNPSPTQMIEVPARPLSAPRREGSRGEFGAVVDGPPAPRRPPELPGRMSVPDLGPAVASLISSGPRTSSPSTATDGVQPSPQESEVPCVTTDSPSSIEPATANANPKGPPSFPGTPIMTSPVMGPPPPVRYGPPPAPLRGHFGPRPLPVPLVRGAPLPPPAARDFLPGPPLGMRDLPPGPLPPPPDPRGYGRGHPPFRPVGPPGPRDYPPGPRLPPPGSRDYTPPPNRDLPPSGPRDYPAGPPPPPAGSKDYTQPPAQKP, encoded by the exons AtggccgcagccccgccgccggaCCCCCGGCTGCTCCtcgccctgctgctgctcctgcccccgccgccctcccgccccgccgccgccagcggGCCCGACCTGGGCCGCCGCTTCGCCGAGCGCAAGCGCTGCGCCGACCCGGAGTGCAGCA TGTTAATGTGCCGAGGGAAGGCAATGCAAGACTTCAAAGGTCCAGATTGTCGCTTTGTAAATTTTAAGAAGGGAGAAGCGGTGTACGTATATTACAAACTAATAGGAAAATCAACCGAGCTCTGGGCTGGAAGT GTTGGAAGTGATTTTGGATATTTTCCAAAGGATTTACTTGAAATAAATCATAACTATTCCAATGAGGAGCTAGAATTACCAACAGAT gagACAGACTTTGTTTGCTTTGATGGTGGAAGGGATGATTTTGATAATTATAATGTGGATGAGCTTTTGAAGTCATTGCAAGAGACAATAGCAAACGAAGGGGAAACTGAATCAAGTGATCCAGGgacaaaaccagctgaaggaATTGAAAGGGATGAGGAGATTGACCAGGTCGATACAGAAAAGTCCCCTGATGCTTTGGAAACAGATGATCTTTTGCTAAGCACAGAAGACGACGAGGAAGCCCTCGCCGTGACAGTGGAAGTAGACAGTTCTCTTACAGAAGGAACTGAAAATACTGGGGGAGACTCCAGTGTAAGTAGTCATGAAGAAAACTCTCAGGGAGATCAAATTGCACATGAGCACTTGAAAGGAATGCTACATGGGAAACTAAAAGGGCTAGAAAGTGAAAATACCAAAAACACTAGTATTCCTCAGGGTGAAACCAGTCAACTTGACAAAGAGAGTGAAGAAGTCAACGCCTATACACTTTTAAACAGAGAGCTGTCTGTgaacttgaaaacaaaatttggcTCAACTGCTGATGCTGTTGTATCAGATGATGAGGTGACTCGCCTTGTTACGTCGCTGGAAGATGATTTTAATGAAGATTTGAGCATTAATACTCATGATGCAGAGGAGGAGCCAGACTTTGCAGATCAGTCTGaagaaacccctttgctgtcttttacGTCAGATGAAGAAATTGCATTCCCAGCAGATTTAGATGATGATGAAAATTATGACATTGAATCACAAAATCATGAACTTGGTGAAGATGCAAAGGGTGCTACAGAGCTAAATAGCCAAAGAGACAATGAGGAAGAACATGATTCAgatgcattaatttttaaggATGCCTTCAGTAAGAGCAAGAAGTTGGGTGGCAGTGTAAGTGTGGACAGGTTCAAATCTcaacaaacaaaagagaaacaagatGATGTGATGCTAATTAGTAAAAGAGCAGTACCAGCAACAACTCAACCTGAGGATCTCTCCAAAGAACTCCTTAGAAAGGAACCTGTAGGTGGAGGTGATCCggattcaaaagaaaaaacaaacaaaactgaacagtTTGAAGAGCAGCTCCTGATTGATGGAACTGAGTCACATACTGAAAAGCGGAAGAGTACACCTGTGCCTGATCCTCACGTTTTGCCTAGTCCAGGAGATGATCTGGAGTCCAAACCATTGGTTAAAAGCAAGCAAGATGCTTTCAAACGACCTGTTGGCGATATCAACAGAAGTCCAGAAAGAGTGCCGCTTGCTCATATagagaaagatgagaaaaagtTTGAGGATGACACCTTGGAAGTCATCTTGGAAAGTGatttaaagcacaaaaagttatgggagaaaacaaaggagaaaggaagagctgAAGACGATCCTTCTGTTGACATCCCAGCCAAACCAGTGGAAGAGGTAAAAAATGCATACCAAAGTGACTTAGGAGATACTGACCTCTTAAAAGAGAAACTGGAGCATGGAATGCCTGCTGCGGAGAAAGAGCTGCTAAAACACGAAGATTTGAAACAAACAGGGGAGACTGATCATGAACATCAGAAAACCACCTCTCTCAATGAAGAACCTGAAATTAAAAGGGGAAACATGATAGAAACccctgcagggaagggagaCCCAAGCCACAGAGGAGCTGTCAAACAACCTAGGGTATGGGAAAATGAGACTGAGTATTCAGAGAGAGATATGAAAGAAGAGCTTTCAAGAAATCTTGGCAAGATGACAGCATTTGAAGAAAGCGTTGTGAAAAGTTCCcctgaagaaaaatcaaaaagcaCTCCACAGAATGCTAATACAGAGAATCTTACTCAGCAAGGAACTGCTCGTAGCGAGGATGCAGATTCAGACAGAAATCTTGGCACAAATTTATCTAAAGAAAGAATACGAAGACCAGAATTGCAATCTGAAGAGCCAGATGCTGAAGATGACCCTGACCTGAAACAAGTAGAGGAAGAGCTATTGGAAGATGAGAATGCTGCAAGTGCAAAGCTGTCACGAGCAGTACAAGGCGATACACTAAATGTTAAAAGTACAAACCCTGAATTAGAAGTACGAAGTGAAGCTGTTTCAGGAACTGCAAATCCTACTTATGAAATAGGAGAGGAACCAAACTTATTTTCTAGAGAGGCTAAAAAAAGGATCAGCATGCAAGGTGCAAGCGAGACCAGAAACAAAGAGGTTGATGTACCAGTGAGTGAAGATGCTAAATTGGATGAGATAGAGCGTGTCATGGAAGATGATGATGAGTCTTCTGAAGCCGAGGAACCACCAGCTGTGGAAGAACATAATTTCCAGTCTCCTGACATGGAAGACAACGATGACTTTAACCAAGGGAAAGATCATCTCCCAGAGGGCATTTCACAGAAAGACTCAAAAGAGGTGCAAAATTTAGAGCATACAAGAAATGACCACCAGCAAACTGCACATTTCCCCAGCCCTGTTGACAGCTCAGCAGCCACAAACGACACTATAACAGACTTCAGTGAGTCTGTGAAGCGGCTCACAATAATAAGAGATTTTTTTGATGAAAAGCGTGTAATACGTCTACAAAAGTACCTTGGGCTTCAACACATGGCTAGGATAGAAGCCATGTTTCATGACATGGAGGTAGAGATGGAGCTTGCTCGGAAGGCAAGCCACAATAATGAAGATATAGAAAAAGCTTTGGACCAGATACTTGAGTTTTCAGAATCGAGCATTATGGATGTTGTAGGAAAAGTTCTGGattccagagtggcagaaaataaagaggAGGTGGTGAGAGAGATGGATTTGTATGATGAGGAGAGTGCACTCATGGATGATATTCAAgaattaatatattatttaagGAGTAAATATTTGTCTGCTAGTGAGAGTGCCCCACTTGCATCTATTCCAGAACTGGAAGATGATCAGCTGCACGTTCAAG ATGGTGCGGAAGAGGCTGAATATGACAGAGTTTCCATCAGAAACCCAAATGCCATTGATGAGAGCGAACAGGAATTTCAGCAGCTTGAAGATAAGAGGTCAGAACAGCCtgttgaggaggaggagacggCTATTGATGTTCCACCTGAGCATGAAGAGGCCAACTTCTCGGATAacagagaagctgaagaagaGTATGATGGTGAAAGAGGATCGCTGCTGGAAGATACTTCCTTCGGGTCAGTTGATTCAGGACAGAGTGCCAGGGAAGATATTGCTGCAG aCCCCGAGGCGGGCGCCGAGCAGCCCGCGGGACGCGGGGCGGAGGCAGGCGCCGCCCCACCGGGAGCCCTCGGCGAAGCAGCGGCCGCCACCCGGGAGCTCCTGCGGCTG TTGGTTGCTACCCTGCCTGAGGAAATTCGTCCTGGGCCTGATTTCCATGGAGTTCCATGGGAGCCTGTTATTATTACTGCCTTAGTGGGAATTGCCACGCTTGCTATAATTTTCTGGAGGACCTGCCTTTCA gtAAAGAGTAGAATGTATCAAG tgactgaaaagcagcttgctgaaaagattaaaaacctgctacaagaaaaaacagaaatcttaGAAAAGATGTCAGAATATGATCAAAAG ATAAAAGAAGCAAAGGAATCTGTGAAAGTGGCCCAAGAACAAAAAGATGTTCTCTCCGATGAAACTGCAGGGCTTAAG gacacTGTCAAAGGACTGGAAGAAGCAAATCGTCAGCTAGATGACAAAGTAAAAAATCTGCACACAATGCttgaaacagagaagaaaaagaatgagaagaaacagaacaag ATCTCTGAAACCCAGAAGTCCTTGGAGAAACTTCAGGAGGCTATCAGTGTGCATTCTGCGGAGCTTTCAGAG GTGCAGATAGCCCTTAATGAAGCGAAACTAAGTGAAGAAAAGGTGAAATCCGAGCTTCATCATTTGCAGGAAGAGAATGCTAGGCTGAAAAAGAGCAAGGAGCAA CTGCTAAAAGAAGCTGAAGGTTGGAGCGAGAGGCATACTGAGCTCAGCGAGCAGATCAAACTGTATCAGAAGTCTCAGAAAGACATTGAAGAAGCACTCGCctacaaggaaaatgaaattgaa GTTTTAACTAACTGCATTATGCAGCTGAAGCAGCTCGACATGGATTCAGCATCTGAGGCCAAGAAGGATGGTGAAGGGCATGAATGGAGCACAGGAGATGATCTGGCCAACGGAGAGTTGCCAG ATAATGAGAGTGAGAAGATGAAGACTCAGATTAAGCAGATGATGGATGTCTCCAGG GTAAAAACTATGTTAGCCATAGTTGAAGAAGACAGAAATCATCTCCAATCCAAACTGAGTGATGAAGTAACAGCAAGACATGAGCTGGAAG agcaaataaaaaaattagaacatGACTCCTGTTCGCTCCAGTCAGCCAAAGCTCGGCtggaaaatgaatgcaaaacactgcagcagaaagtggAGATTCTTGGTGAACTTTACCAGCAGAAGGAGATGGCACTCCAGAA AAAACTGACCCAAGAAGAGTATGAGCGtcaggagaaggagcagaaacTGTCTGCTGCAGATGAAAAAGCTGTGCTGGCCATTGAGGAAGTGAAAGTTTACAA GCAAAGGATCCAAGATATGGAAGAAGAATTGCAAAAAACAGAGAGATCTTACAAAAATCAG attgCTGCTCATGAGAAAAAGGCTCATGACAATTGG CTTATTGCCCGCTCTGCTGAGAGAGCTCTggctgaagaaaaaagagaagcagccaACCTGAGACAAAA gttAATAGAAGTAAACCAAAAAATCGTCATGCTTCAAAGACCACTAATTGTAAAGCCAACTCCAGGCAGACCTGATCGCCAAGTCCCACCACGACGAG GGCCCTTAAGCAGAGATGGCTCTTTTGGCCCATCACCTGTGAGTGGAGGAAATCCATCACCCACACAGATGATCGAAGTTCCTGCTCGGCCCCTCTCTGCTCCTCGAAGGGAAGGTTCAAGAGGTGAATTTG GTGCAGTGGTGGATGGTCCCCCTGCTCCACGAAGGCCACCAGAGTTACCTGGAAGGATGTCTGTTCCTG ATCTCGGGCCTGCCGTAGCATCCCTGATCAGCAGTGGGCCGAGAACCTCCTCCCCTTCCACAGCAACAGATGGAGTG caaccctcTCCCCAAGAGTCTGAAGTCCCCTGTGTAACTACTGATTCACCTTCATCTATTGAACCAGCTACA GCTAATGCTAATCCCAAAGGCCCACCTTCTTTCCCTGGGACACCTATCATGACCTCCCCAGTGATGGGACCTCCGCCGCCTGTTCGCTATGGACCACCACCAGCTCCTCTCCGTGGGCACTTTGGGCCTCGACCTCTCCCTGTGCCCCTAG TTCGTGGTGCTCCCTTGCCACCTCCAGCTGCAAGAGATTTCTTACCTGGCCCACCCTTAGGAATGAGAGATCTGCCTCCTGGCCCACTACCGCCACCTCCAGATCCACGAGGCTATGGACGTGGGCACCCTCCTTTTCGACCCGTGGGTCCTCCTGGCCCAAGAGATTATCCTCCAGGACCACGGCTACCCCCACCTGGCTCAAGAGACTATACGCCTCCTCCTAACAGAGACTTGCCTCCATCAGGACCCAGAGACTACCCCGCAggccccccgccaccgccggcAGGCTCAAAGGACTACACACAGCCTCCAGCGCAGAAGCCCTAA